From Streptomyces sp. 6-11-2, one genomic window encodes:
- a CDS encoding GNAT family N-acetyltransferase: MSLPYEVRVAEDPADREACFAVRKEVFVVEQGVPQDIEYDAYDALAVHVLAVRDDGVPLGTGRLLYGAEAAAKTGGDPAVGSLGRLAVTGDTRGLGVGAALVRAIEDAARARGLSAVDLHAQSHALGFYERLGYEAYGPEFPDAGIPHRAMRRAL; the protein is encoded by the coding sequence ATGAGCCTGCCGTACGAGGTGCGTGTCGCCGAGGACCCCGCCGACCGCGAGGCCTGCTTCGCGGTGCGCAAGGAGGTCTTCGTCGTGGAGCAGGGCGTTCCGCAGGACATCGAGTACGACGCGTACGACGCCCTCGCGGTGCACGTGCTCGCGGTCCGCGACGACGGCGTGCCGCTCGGCACCGGGCGGCTGCTGTACGGCGCGGAGGCCGCCGCGAAGACGGGCGGCGACCCGGCGGTCGGCTCCCTGGGGCGGCTCGCCGTCACCGGGGACACGCGCGGGCTGGGTGTCGGCGCGGCCCTGGTGCGCGCCATCGAGGACGCGGCACGCGCGCGCGGCCTCTCGGCGGTGGACCTGCACGCGCAGAGCCACGCGCTCGGCTTCTACGAGCGGCTGGGATACGAGGCGTACGGACCTGAGTTCCCCGACGCGGGCATCCCGCACCGGGCGATGCGGCGCGCCTTGTAG
- a CDS encoding TraR/DksA family transcriptional regulator, translating into MGAEGTIAGRAGGGYPGGGSGGAHDTAAEKAAAGKKAGGKGSHGKGGAAGRDATAGEVDAREQSVRDGTGAYEASVREAAGAGAGDRSAAAAEKTGGKGARGRVVAAGGGVAAGEVDARERGVGGGAGAGAGSAGAGERRKAARRATAGTVPDRGGGADAAAQGDADGAGRVAAPGVSGAGGGRKRTAKKVGAARAAKQTGATTVVAKKTPGTAAAAKTAVPKARIAAAVEPGDLPVRPGEDPWTPEEVSEARAELESEMERLSKEITSSEESLAGLMRDSGDGAGDDEADTGSKNITREHEMALAANAREMLTQTERALQRLDAGTYGLCENCGDPIGKARMQAFPRATLCVACKQKQERRY; encoded by the coding sequence GTGGGCGCCGAGGGGACGATTGCTGGGCGCGCCGGGGGCGGGTACCCCGGCGGCGGGAGCGGGGGTGCCCACGACACCGCCGCCGAGAAGGCGGCTGCCGGGAAGAAGGCGGGTGGAAAGGGCTCTCACGGGAAGGGGGGCGCCGCCGGCCGGGACGCGACTGCCGGGGAGGTGGACGCGCGGGAGCAGTCCGTCCGTGATGGGACAGGTGCCTACGAGGCCTCGGTGCGGGAGGCGGCCGGGGCGGGGGCGGGTGATCGGAGCGCTGCTGCCGCCGAGAAGACGGGTGGGAAGGGTGCTCGCGGGAGGGTGGTCGCCGCCGGTGGGGGTGTGGCTGCCGGGGAGGTGGACGCGCGGGAGCGGGGCGTTGGTGGCGGGGCGGGTGCCGGCGCGGGCTCGGCGGGGGCGGGCGAACGGAGGAAGGCCGCCAGGAGGGCGACCGCGGGGACGGTCCCCGACCGGGGCGGCGGTGCGGATGCGGCGGCGCAGGGGGATGCGGACGGTGCGGGTCGCGTGGCGGCTCCTGGTGTCTCCGGAGCGGGTGGGGGCAGGAAGAGGACGGCCAAGAAGGTGGGCGCGGCGCGGGCCGCGAAGCAGACGGGAGCCACGACGGTGGTTGCGAAGAAGACTCCTGGCACGGCCGCGGCGGCGAAGACCGCCGTGCCCAAGGCGCGCATCGCCGCGGCGGTGGAACCGGGAGACCTCCCGGTCCGCCCGGGCGAGGATCCCTGGACCCCGGAGGAGGTCTCGGAGGCCCGCGCGGAGCTGGAGTCCGAGATGGAGCGGCTGAGCAAGGAGATCACCTCGTCCGAGGAGTCCCTCGCGGGCCTGATGCGGGACTCCGGCGACGGCGCGGGCGACGACGAGGCGGACACCGGCAGCAAGAACATCACGCGCGAGCACGAGATGGCGCTGGCCGCCAACGCGCGCGAGATGCTCACCCAGACCGAGCGCGCCCTGCAACGGCTCGACGCGGGCACCTACGGCCTGTGCGAGAACTGTGGCGACCCCATCGGCAAGGCCCGCATGCAGGCCTTCCCGCGCGCCACCCTGTGCGTGGCGTGCAAGCAGAAGCAGGAACGCCGGTACTGA
- the lspA gene encoding signal peptidase II — translation MAEAERIIGTPDTPDAAGAGRQRPGGNAGRGGPSGAEGAQDPAGRPGTDGTAAGVDGRATAAERPRGRRRIAVLFTVAVIAYALDLASKMLVVAKLEHRPPIQLIGDWLQLEAIRNAGAAFGFGEAFTVIFTVIAAAVIVVIARLARKLYSLPWAIALGLLLGGALGNLTDRLFRAPGVFEGAVVDFISPKHFAVFNLADSAIVCGGILIVLLSFRGLDPDGTVHKD, via the coding sequence GTGGCAGAGGCGGAGCGCATCATCGGTACGCCGGACACTCCGGACGCGGCGGGAGCGGGGCGGCAGCGCCCCGGAGGGAACGCCGGGCGGGGCGGCCCGTCCGGCGCCGAAGGGGCACAGGACCCGGCCGGCCGGCCCGGCACCGACGGCACGGCGGCGGGCGTGGACGGACGGGCAACCGCCGCCGAGCGGCCGCGCGGCCGGCGCCGGATCGCCGTGCTGTTCACGGTCGCGGTCATCGCCTACGCCCTCGATCTGGCCAGCAAGATGCTCGTGGTGGCCAAGCTGGAGCACCGCCCGCCGATCCAGCTCATCGGCGACTGGCTGCAACTGGAGGCGATCCGCAACGCGGGCGCCGCCTTCGGCTTCGGCGAGGCCTTCACCGTGATCTTCACGGTCATCGCGGCCGCCGTGATCGTGGTGATCGCCCGCCTCGCGCGCAAGCTCTACAGCCTGCCCTGGGCCATCGCGCTCGGCCTGCTGCTCGGCGGTGCGCTGGGCAACCTCACCGACCGGCTCTTCCGCGCGCCGGGCGTCTTCGAGGGCGCGGTCGTCGACTTCATCTCGCCCAAGCACTTCGCCGTGTTCAACCTCGCCGACTCGGCGATCGTGTGCGGCGGAATCCTGATCGTGCTGCTCTCCTTCCGCGGCCTGGACCCGGACGGGACCGTCCACAAGGACTGA
- a CDS encoding RluA family pseudouridine synthase, whose product MSTLPEIRTLPVPEGLEGERVDAAISRMFGFSRTKAAELAAAGKVLVDGTVAGKSERVHGGAWLEVEMPQAPAPVQVVAEPVEGMEIVHDDDDVVVIVKPVGVAAHPSPGWSGPTVIGGLAAAGYRISTSGAAERQGIVHRLDVGTSGLMVVAKSEYAYTSLKRQFKERTVDKRYHTLVQGHPDPTSGTIDAPIGRHPNHDYKWAVTADGKPSVTHYDLIEAFRAASLLDVKLETGRTHQIRVHMAAHRHPCVGDLTYGADPTLAKRLRLTRQWLHAVRLGFEHPGDGQWVEFASDYPEDLRKALDQVREETYA is encoded by the coding sequence GTGAGCACGCTTCCCGAGATCCGTACCCTGCCCGTGCCCGAAGGCCTGGAGGGCGAGCGCGTCGACGCCGCCATCTCCCGGATGTTCGGCTTCTCCCGTACGAAGGCGGCGGAGCTGGCCGCCGCGGGCAAGGTGCTGGTCGACGGCACGGTGGCCGGCAAGTCCGAGCGGGTGCACGGCGGTGCCTGGCTGGAGGTCGAGATGCCGCAGGCACCCGCACCCGTGCAGGTGGTCGCCGAGCCGGTCGAGGGCATGGAGATCGTGCACGACGACGATGACGTGGTCGTGATCGTCAAGCCGGTCGGCGTCGCCGCGCACCCCAGCCCCGGCTGGTCCGGCCCGACCGTGATCGGCGGCCTCGCGGCGGCCGGCTACCGCATCTCCACCTCCGGCGCCGCCGAGCGCCAGGGCATCGTGCACCGCCTCGACGTCGGCACCTCGGGCCTGATGGTGGTCGCCAAGTCCGAGTACGCGTACACGTCGCTCAAGCGCCAGTTCAAGGAGCGCACGGTCGACAAGCGGTACCACACCCTGGTCCAGGGCCACCCCGACCCGACCAGCGGCACCATCGACGCGCCCATCGGCCGGCACCCGAACCACGACTACAAGTGGGCGGTCACCGCCGACGGCAAGCCCTCCGTCACGCACTACGACCTGATCGAGGCGTTCCGCGCCGCCTCCCTGCTCGACGTCAAGCTGGAGACCGGGCGCACCCACCAGATCCGCGTCCACATGGCCGCCCACCGCCACCCCTGCGTCGGCGACCTGACCTACGGCGCCGACCCCACCCTCGCCAAGCGGCTGAGGCTGACCCGCCAGTGGCTGCACGCGGTGCGGCTCGGCTTCGAGCATCCCGGCGACGGCCAGTGGGTGGAGTTCGCCAGCGACTACCCCGAGGACCTTCGGAAGGCCCTGGACCAGGTCCGCGAGGAGACGTACGCATGA